AGCATACCACGCCACGGCCGCCGGAAGGAGGATCCCCAGAAAGATCATCCTCACCCGGCCTCCCTGGCCCGGAGGGTGGGCCAGATCCGTCGCCTCCTCGTAAGCTCGATCCCGCCTCATTCGTCTGCCTTTCCCTCGCTACCTGCTACTCGCTACCGCCACTTCCCCACTTCTCACCCCAGCGTCAGCACCACGGGACAATGGTCCGACCCCGTCACATGCGGATGGATCGCCGCATCCTTCATGCTGCCGATGATTCCCTTGGAAGCGCCGAAGTAGTCGATCCGCCAGCCCACGTTCCGGGCTCGGGCCCCGCCGCGCAGGCTCCACCACGAGTAGGCATCCTTCTTGTCCGGGTAGAAATGCCGGAAGCTATCGTGGAAGCCGCTTCCCAGCAGCAGCCCGAATCCCGCCCGCTCCTGGTCACTGAACCCCGCGCTCTTCCGGTTCTCCTTCGGCCGGGCGATATCGATCTCCTCGTGCGCCACGTTCAGATCCCCGCAGAAGATCACCGGCTTTCCGCTCTTCTCCAGCGCATTCAGATACAGGCGGAAGGCCTCGTCCCACTCCATCCGGTAAG
This window of the Luteolibacter rhizosphaerae genome carries:
- a CDS encoding exodeoxyribonuclease III, giving the protein MKLISWNVNGVRSALGKGLPDYLASEKPEILCLQETKARPEQVQLPLEFGGYHSFWNSAEKPGYSGVAVFTREEPLNVRMGMGIDYHDKEGRVLTLEYPDFFLVNVYTPNSQDELRRLPYRMEWDEAFRLYLNALEKSGKPVIFCGDLNVAHEEIDIARPKENRKSAGFSDQERAGFGLLLGSGFHDSFRHFYPDKKDAYSWWSLRGGARARNVGWRIDYFGASKGIIGSMKDAAIHPHVTGSDHCPVVLTLG